In one Thermococcus sp. 2319x1 genomic region, the following are encoded:
- a CDS encoding DHHA1 domain-containing protein: MDKNAFLEKVREGAELIKMHIELGHTIRIISHRDADGITAGAILAKALAREGANFHLSIVKQLGEDTLKELAEEKQKIYVFSDLGSGSIKLIENYLRDASVVIADHHPPEDGEIEQENHILVNPTQFGADSVRDLSGSGVAYFIARAINERNKDLSYLALVGAVGDMQELDGQFHGMNIDIIEDAKELDLIELRKELRLFGRETRTLAQMLAYASNPELPGVTGDLRNAIEFLRSKGFDPDMRYWQLREEEKRKLHDALVIHLIKNNASKEDIDRLIGDVVLIKLYSEGDPRHEAREFATLLNATGRLKTGTLGVAICLGDEKAFKDALKLVDEYKREQIEMRKYLIQNWSNAVEKEHVYIFYAGKNIKDTMVGIAATMAINAQLAKPEKPVIVLADSEEDGLIKGSARTTKRGIEKGYNLGEALRKAAEILGGEGGGHAIAAGIRIPKDKIDEFAELIDKLLEEQNSSGGTDEN, encoded by the coding sequence ATGGATAAGAACGCATTTTTGGAGAAGGTTAGGGAAGGTGCAGAGCTAATAAAGATGCATATTGAGTTAGGCCATACTATCCGTATTATTTCACACAGGGATGCGGATGGCATAACCGCCGGTGCAATTCTAGCAAAAGCCCTTGCTAGGGAAGGTGCGAATTTTCATCTCAGCATAGTGAAACAGCTTGGGGAAGATACGTTAAAAGAGCTTGCAGAAGAAAAGCAAAAAATTTATGTTTTCAGTGATCTTGGAAGCGGGTCTATAAAGCTGATTGAGAACTATCTAAGGGATGCCAGTGTTGTTATAGCGGATCATCACCCTCCAGAAGATGGCGAAATCGAACAAGAAAACCATATACTTGTAAATCCCACCCAATTTGGAGCGGATAGCGTTAGAGACTTGAGCGGTTCCGGTGTGGCCTACTTCATAGCAAGGGCCATAAACGAAAGAAACAAAGATCTAAGCTACTTGGCTTTGGTTGGTGCAGTTGGTGATATGCAAGAGCTCGATGGACAATTTCATGGAATGAACATTGATATAATAGAAGATGCAAAAGAGCTGGACTTGATAGAACTCCGTAAAGAGCTGAGGCTCTTTGGAAGAGAAACCCGGACTTTGGCTCAGATGCTCGCTTATGCATCAAATCCAGAACTTCCGGGTGTTACAGGGGATTTGAGAAATGCAATAGAATTCCTGCGCAGCAAGGGCTTTGATCCAGATATGAGGTACTGGCAGCTTAGAGAAGAAGAAAAAAGAAAGCTCCACGATGCACTTGTTATTCACTTGATTAAGAACAACGCTTCTAAAGAGGACATTGACAGGCTTATCGGTGACGTTGTGCTGATTAAGCTCTATTCTGAAGGAGACCCTAGGCATGAGGCAAGGGAATTTGCTACCCTCCTAAATGCTACGGGAAGGCTTAAAACGGGCACTTTGGGCGTTGCAATATGTCTGGGGGACGAGAAGGCATTCAAAGATGCATTAAAACTCGTGGACGAGTACAAGAGGGAGCAAATAGAGATGAGGAAATACTTGATACAAAACTGGAGCAATGCAGTTGAAAAAGAACATGTCTACATATTCTACGCCGGCAAAAACATCAAAGACACAATGGTCGGAATAGCGGCAACAATGGCGATAAATGCCCAGCTTGCAAAACCAGAAAAGCCTGTAATCGTTTTAGCGGACAGTGAAGAGGACGGATTGATAAAGGGTTCCGCTAGAACAACAAAAAGAGGAATTGAAAAAGGATACAACTTGGGAGAAGCCTTAAGAAAAGCCGCAGAAATTCTTGGAGGAGAAGGAGGAGGGCATGCAATAGCAGCGGGCATAAGAATTCCCAAAGATAAAATAGATGAATTTGCTGAACTAATAGACAAGCTCCTTGAAGAGCAGAATTCAAGCGGTGGGACGGATGAAAATTAA
- a CDS encoding KEOPS complex subunit Pcc1, whose amino-acid sequence MKIKARAEIIWECGDESIARAIAEAVEVDNLNLPENFKFRTYWEDGRVITKVKYLGEIESLIVALDDLVFSIKIAEDVIKK is encoded by the coding sequence ATGAAAATTAAAGCTAGGGCGGAGATAATTTGGGAGTGCGGGGATGAAAGCATCGCCAGGGCAATCGCCGAGGCCGTTGAGGTGGACAATCTGAATCTACCAGAAAACTTTAAATTTAGAACCTACTGGGAAGATGGTAGGGTCATAACAAAAGTTAAATACCTTGGTGAGATTGAAAGCTTGATAGTGGCGCTGGATGATTTGGTGTTTTCAATCAAGATCGCTGAGGATGTCATAAAGAAATGA
- a CDS encoding 30S ribosomal protein S3ae, with translation MAKANPRKRAATARDKWKLKDWYIVYAPEFFGSKEIGLTPADDPEKVKGRVIETTLKDLTGDFTKGQVKLYFQIYDVKGQNAYTKFKGHKLARSYIRSLVRRRTTRIDGIFNITTKDGYKLRVMGMVIAIRRIQTSQERAIREIMENIIRKKAEELNFTDFVLEAVNGKMAAEIAREAKKIYPLKRAEIRKIKVLAEPEA, from the coding sequence ATGGCAAAGGCTAACCCAAGGAAGAGGGCTGCCACTGCAAGGGATAAGTGGAAGCTTAAGGACTGGTATATAGTTTACGCTCCAGAGTTTTTCGGGAGCAAGGAAATTGGGTTAACTCCCGCAGACGATCCCGAAAAGGTAAAGGGAAGAGTAATTGAGACCACTTTGAAGGATTTAACCGGGGATTTCACGAAGGGTCAGGTAAAGCTTTACTTCCAGATTTACGACGTTAAGGGGCAGAACGCCTATACTAAATTTAAGGGCCACAAGTTGGCGAGAAGTTACATAAGAAGCCTTGTAAGGAGAAGAACCACAAGGATAGATGGTATATTCAACATAACAACAAAGGACGGCTACAAGCTTAGAGTTATGGGTATGGTTATAGCAATAAGAAGAATCCAAACAAGCCAGGAGAGGGCTATCAGAGAGATAATGGAAAACATAATCCGCAAGAAGGCAGAAGAGCTTAACTTCACGGACTTTGTGCTTGAGGCAGTTAATGGAAAAATGGCGGCAGAGATAGCAAGGGAGGCCAAAAAGATATACCCACTCAAGAGGGCTGAGATAAGAAAGATAAAGGTTCTCGCAGAGCCAGAGGCTTGA